A window of Zingiber officinale cultivar Zhangliang chromosome 5A, Zo_v1.1, whole genome shotgun sequence contains these coding sequences:
- the LOC121981734 gene encoding uncharacterized protein LOC121981734, with amino-acid sequence MAIRSTVVGAIVAYRIHLGVAAALAAAAISLASVGPNFATVAGFFWPLLVSTVALLGAVAILLRISPLPREAYEEGLVDFVAGCAEVSQLAASESYHHEGDSEPCDEEAEAERPM; translated from the coding sequence ATGGCGATCCGGTCGACGGTGGTGGGAGCGATTGTGGCGTACCGGATCCACCTGGGCGTCGCTGCCGCCCTAGCCGCCGCGGCCATCTCGCTCGCAAGCGTCGGCCCCAACTTCGCAACCGTGGCTGGCTTCTTCTGGCCCCTCCTCGTATCCACTGTCGCTTTACTCGGCGCCGTCGCGATCCTACTCCGGATCTCGCCGCTCCCGCGGGAGGCCTACGAGGAGGGCCTTGTCGACTTCGTCGCCGGCTGCGCGGAGGTCTCTCAGCTTGCTGCGAGTGAGAGTTACCACCACGAGGGCGATTCGGAGCCGTGTGATGAAGAGGCGGAGGCGGAGCGCCCCATGTAG
- the LOC121981735 gene encoding acyl carrier protein-like → MQYLRNSIVKHLRLSCSSPGLPEFLAAGRLLEAPERLFCSSSTSADLTNRVLEAVKKFDRIDANKVTEKADFRKDLNLDSLDRVELVMAIEQEFSIEIPDEKADKLACCADVVKYISETTQVEKDNS, encoded by the exons ATGCAATACTTGAGGAATTCGATAGTGAAGCATTTGCGTCTGAGCTGCTCATCACCCGGGCTACCAGAGTTTCTAGCAGCAGGAAGATTACTCGAGGCACCGGAGAGGCTTTTTTGCTCATCGTCAACCTCGGCGGATCTCACAAATCGCGTGCTTGAGGCGGTCAAGAAGTTTGACAGGATCGACGCAAACAAG GTGACAGAAAAGGCTGACTTCAGAAAGGACCTTAATCTAGACAGCTTGGACAGGGTTGAGCTGGTTATGGCCATTGAGCAGGAGTTCTCCATTGAAATTCCTGATGAGAAGGCAGATAAACTTGCTTGCTGTGCCGATGTGGTCAAATACATATCTGAAACTACGCAAGTGGAGAAAGACAATTCCTGA
- the LOC121981732 gene encoding inositol-phosphate phosphatase-like, with protein MFTKRSEGVNVNMGRRITWSECPAHVCVPRTTVAGGAKGFEPAMAESFPLDEFLDVAVDAAKIAGEVIRKAFYRTKRPEHKGQVDLVTETDKACEELVFNHLKHSFPNHRFIGEETSAAFGTDELTAEPTWIIDPIDGTTNFVHGFPFVCISIGLTIEKIPVLGVVYNPIMGELFTGVHGQGAFLNGDPIKASSQTQLISALLVTEDTTERDKPSVDAITNRISKLLYKVRSVRMSGSLALDLCGVACGRLDLCYHIGFGGPWDVAAAAVIIGEAGGLVFDPSGGDLDIMSRRVAASNGHLKDALVDALKGSA; from the exons ATGTTTACAAAACGGTCAGAGGGTGTAAATGTAAATATGGGCAGGCGTATTACATGGAGCGAGTGCCCTGCGCATGTGTGTGTTCCTCGAACGACGGTTGCAGGCGGAGCAAAAGGTTTTGAACCAGCCATGGCCG AAAGTTTCCCGCTCGACGAGTTCCTCGACGTCGCCGTGGACGCCGCTAAAATCGCTGGAGAG GTCATTCGCAAGGCGTTCTACCGGACGAAACGCCCGGAGCACAAAGGGCAG GTGGATTTGGTAACTGAAACTGATAAGGCTTGTGAAGAACTTGTCTTCAACCACCTCAAACACAGTTTCCCTAATCACAGG TTCATTGGTGAAGAAACATCTGCTGCTTTTGGTACCGATGAGCTGACTGCTGAGCCCACATGGATCATTGATCCAATTGATGGCACCACTAATTTTGTCCATGG GTTCCCATTTGTTTGCATATCTATTGGCCTTACCATCGAGAAGATTCCTGTTCTCGGTGTTGTTTACAACCCAATAATGGGTGAG CTGTTTACTGGGGTTCATGGGCAAGGTGCTTTCCTAAATGGAGATCCTATAAAAG CTTCATCTCAAACTCAACTTATTTCTGCCCTTCTAGTGACAGAG GATACTACAGAGCGCGATAAACCTTCTGTTGATGCAATAACCAACAGAATCAGTAAGTTGCTTTATAAG GTGAGATCTGTTAGGATGAGTGGTTCCCTTGCATTAGACCTTTGTGGTGTTGCGTGTGGGAGGCTTGATCTATGCTACCATATAGGATTCGGTGGCCCATG GGATGTGGCAGCTGCTGCTGTAATTATTGGTGAAGCTGGAGGACTAGTCTTTGACCC GTCCGGTGGGGATTTGGACATCATGTCTCGCAGAGTGGCAGCGTCAAATGGCCATCTAAAGGATGCGTTGGTCGATGCACTGAAGGGATCCGCGTAG
- the LOC121981738 gene encoding uncharacterized protein LOC121981738 isoform X1, which translates to MSKGQYQTRIQSGRRALEKCKSKTIEIIDIERGKNVIIDAPESSHQDSGSLKVKLNEIPSVVIHIADEEGENDKLHSNAYQHSSNSRVCPLFGSHSAQQELDDEECVMFLKEDLSSSYSSRNGFPPFGLSRTPHVLFSSCSESSSSRNDSSTFNTSGSDDSDFEVEDISGHIHEQWERAALRRKKSQTVIMRSEDQPSVSGSSSDPGLSPPEPTQNMVDLEDSVNKSFFEHSKVSPCKNGNFFEHFKHSQNVDNLEDSTNKFSSEHFKASPSKCSSSRSDSRKNISNMANGKIGNDPFFGNSRKEIPVGSDTSTGISCEVPSFQKIKSLYESSFLRSQTFETHADLNETKGVFG; encoded by the coding sequence ATGTCGAAGGGTCAATACCAAACAAGAATTCAGTCAGGGAGGAGAGCACTTGAAAAATGCAAAAGCAAGACAATTGAGATCATTGATATTGAAAGAGGGAAAAATGTTATAATAGATGCTCCAGAGTCTTCTCATCAAGATTCTGGTTCCCTAAAGGTTAAACTTAATGAAATTCCTTCTGTTGTTATACACATTGCTGATGAAGAGGGAGAAAATGATAAGCTTCATAGTAATGCATATCAGCATTCCTCAAACAGCAGAGTGTGCCCTCTGTTTGGCAGTCATTCAGCACAACAAGAATTAGATGATGAAGAATGTGTAATGTTCTTGAAGGAGGATCTTTCCTCTTCTTACTCTAGTAGAAATGGGTTCCCACCGTTTGGTTTATCTAGAACTCCCCATGTACTATTTTCTTCTTGTTCAGAAAGCAGTTCATCCAGAAATGATAGTTCAACATTTAACACTTCTGGAAGTGATGATTCTGATTTTGAAGTTGAAGATATTAGTGGGCATATCCATGAACAGTGGGAAAGAGCTGCTCTTAGGAGAAAAAAATCACAAACAGTGATAATGAGGTCTGAAGATCAGCCTAGTGTATCAGGATCAAGTTCTGATCCAGGATTGTCACCACCGGAACCTACTCAAAATATGGTTGATTTGGAAGACTCTGTAAACAAGAGCTTCTTTGAGCATTCCAAAGTATCTCCTTGTAAGAATGGCAACTTCTTTGAGCATTTCAAACACTCTCAAAATGTTGATAACTTGGAAGACTCTACAAACAAGTTCTCTTCTGAACATTTTAAAGCATCACCTTCCAAGTGCAGTTCAAGTCGTTCAGATtccagaaaaaatatttctaatatgGCCAATGGTAAAATCGGGAATGATCCCTTTTTTGGTAATAGCAGAAAAGAGATTCCTGTTGGTTCTGATACATCTACTGGAATCAGCTGTGAGGTGCCTAGTTTTCAGAAGATTAAATCATTATATGAAAGCAGCTTTTTGAGATCTCAGACCTTTGAAACTCATGCTGATCTTAATGaaactaagggggtgtttggttaa
- the LOC121981738 gene encoding nucleoporin GLE1-like isoform X2 codes for MSFSNPQSKHYLLLSFHSLIPKPINQTPPNTPDVQMQGSATVSVDGFCCMGKAERSPSGNSPSASTIRDEMDFQYEEGPNPGKPIRAMDSKHPMAGCSYNHSEKEYGHSAESQHDNPGLQEINPGAKGMSFVQQIHSFNDPIHDEPVIKHSADLFGYETEAIHGKSTSKNDTETGTLCQNLSLHGGMQDLSLSLDNLTGDLEKHNEIVMKPIVPKDQSAPISEREKYKEPDEFKRVAEEEWAQRNREIQSQAEEAQRLRKRKKAENLCLLDMEKRQKQRVEEIRESQRKDEQTIPLKELIRAEVRKELDKMEWRYRDMASLLRGTRHLPCHTR; via the exons atgtcattctcaaacccacaatccaaacactatcttttactatcattccattctctcattcccaaacccatcaaccaaacaccccctaatacTCCTGATGTACAAATGCAAGGGAGCGCTACTGTCAGTGTTGATGGGTTTTGTTGCATGGGAAAAGCTGAGAGAAGTCCATCTGGAAATTCTCCCTCCGCAAGTACAATTAGGGATGAAATGGACTTCCAGTATGAAGAAGGACCTAATCCTGGAAAACCAATCAGAGCTATGGATTCAAAGCACCCTATGGCTGGCTGCTCTTATAATCATAGTGAGAAAGAATATGGCCATTCGGCAGAATCACAACATGACAACCCAGGTCTCCAGGAAATTAATCCAGGGGCAAAGGGGATGTCCTTTGTGCAACAGATTCATTCATTCAATGATCCAATACATGATGAACCAGTAATCAAACATAGCGCTGATTTATTTGGCTATGAAACTGAAGCCATTCATGGAAAATCTACTTCAAAAAATGATACAGAAACTGGAACTTTGTGCCAGAACTTATCTTTACATGGAGGCATGCAAGATTTATCTTTGTCCTTGGACAACCTTACTGGTGACCTTGAAAAGCATAATGAAATTGTGATGAAGCCAATTGTACCCAAGGATCAGAGTGCCCCAATAAGTGAACGTGAAAAATATAAGGAACCTGATGAATTCAAGCGTGTTGCTGAAGAAGAATGGGCACAAAGGAATCGTGAGATACAGTCTCAG GCTGAAGAAGCACAGAGATTGCGGAAGAGGAAAAAAGCTGAAAACCTGTGCTTATTAGACATGGAGAAAAGGCAAAAGCAACGGGTAGAGGAAATCAGAGAATCACAGAGGAAG GATGAGCAGACGATACCTCTGAAAGAACTTATCCGTGCTGAAGTAAGAAAAGAGCTGGATAAGATGGAATGGAGATACAGGGACATGGCTTCACTTCTTCGGGGGACTAGGCATCTCCCATGTCACACGAG ATGA
- the LOC121981738 gene encoding nucleoporin GLE1-like isoform X3: MSFSNPQSKHYLLLSFHSLIPKPINQTPPNTPDVQMQGSATVSVDGFCCMGKAERSPSGNSPSASTIRDEMDFQYEEGPNPGKPIRAMDSKHPMAGCSYNHSEKEYGHSAESQHDNPGLQEINPGAKGMSFVQQIHSFNDPIHDEPVIKHSADLFGYETEAIHGKSTSKNDTETGTLCQNLSLHGGMQDLSLSLDNLTGDLEKHNEIVMKPIVPKDQSAPISEREKYKEPDEFKRVAEEEWAQRNREIQSQAEEAQRLRKRKKAENLCLLDMEKRQKQRVEEIRESQRKTIPLKELIRAEVRKELDKMEWRYRDMASLLRGTRHLPCHTR, from the exons atgtcattctcaaacccacaatccaaacactatcttttactatcattccattctctcattcccaaacccatcaaccaaacaccccctaatacTCCTGATGTACAAATGCAAGGGAGCGCTACTGTCAGTGTTGATGGGTTTTGTTGCATGGGAAAAGCTGAGAGAAGTCCATCTGGAAATTCTCCCTCCGCAAGTACAATTAGGGATGAAATGGACTTCCAGTATGAAGAAGGACCTAATCCTGGAAAACCAATCAGAGCTATGGATTCAAAGCACCCTATGGCTGGCTGCTCTTATAATCATAGTGAGAAAGAATATGGCCATTCGGCAGAATCACAACATGACAACCCAGGTCTCCAGGAAATTAATCCAGGGGCAAAGGGGATGTCCTTTGTGCAACAGATTCATTCATTCAATGATCCAATACATGATGAACCAGTAATCAAACATAGCGCTGATTTATTTGGCTATGAAACTGAAGCCATTCATGGAAAATCTACTTCAAAAAATGATACAGAAACTGGAACTTTGTGCCAGAACTTATCTTTACATGGAGGCATGCAAGATTTATCTTTGTCCTTGGACAACCTTACTGGTGACCTTGAAAAGCATAATGAAATTGTGATGAAGCCAATTGTACCCAAGGATCAGAGTGCCCCAATAAGTGAACGTGAAAAATATAAGGAACCTGATGAATTCAAGCGTGTTGCTGAAGAAGAATGGGCACAAAGGAATCGTGAGATACAGTCTCAG GCTGAAGAAGCACAGAGATTGCGGAAGAGGAAAAAAGCTGAAAACCTGTGCTTATTAGACATGGAGAAAAGGCAAAAGCAACGGGTAGAGGAAATCAGAGAATCACAGAGGAAG ACGATACCTCTGAAAGAACTTATCCGTGCTGAAGTAAGAAAAGAGCTGGATAAGATGGAATGGAGATACAGGGACATGGCTTCACTTCTTCGGGGGACTAGGCATCTCCCATGTCACACGAG ATGA
- the LOC121981736 gene encoding nuclear transcription factor Y subunit B-3-like translates to MADSDNESGGHNQGHSGAGAVGELSSPKEQDRFLPIANVSRIMKKALPANAKISKDAKETVQECVSEFISFITGEASDKCQREKRKTINGDDLLWAMTTLGFEEYVEPLKVYLQRFRETEGEKGGGGPSSSSSTPHQQMDSVAASMGIGTNMPGYAAGAPAMYGGGMTMMMGQQMYAPQSSSSPYHHPQMTMSEKNSTASGGGFDGAGLNSSTSKPGYK, encoded by the coding sequence ATGGCGGATTCGGATAACGAATCCGGCGGGCACAACCAAGGCCACTCGGGAGCAGGAGCGGTAGGGGAGCTGTCGTCGCCGAAGGAGCAGGATCGCTTCCTGCCCATCGCCAACGTCAGCCGCATCATGAAGAAGGCGCTCCCGGCGAACGCCAAGATCTCCAAGGACGCCAAGGAGACTGTGCAGGAGTGCGTGTCGGAGTTCATTAGCTTCATCACGGGGGAGGCCTCCGACAAGTGCCAGCGCGAGAAACGAAAGACCATCAACGGCGACGACCTCCTCTGGGCCATGACCACCCTCGGCTTCGAGGAGTACGTCGAGCCTCTCAAGGTCTACCTGCAGCGTTTCCGCGAAACGGAGGGCGAGAAGGGAGGCGGTGGTCCATCGTCGTCCTCGTCAACGCCGCACCAGCAGATGGACTCCGTCGCCGCCTCTATGGGTATCGGGACCAATATGCCCGGCTACGCTGCCGGCGCGCCGGCCATGTACGGTGGCGGAATGACGATGATGATGGGGCAGCAGATGTACGCCCCGCAGTCTTCATCCTCGCCGTACCATCATCCCCAGATGACCATGTCGGAAAAGAACAGCACGGCGAGCGGTGGCGGCTTCGACGGCGCCGGTTTAAACTCCTCCACCTCCAAGCCGGGATATAAATAG
- the LOC121981733 gene encoding remorin 4.1-like — translation MWNDRSVTRAEHGEGEDIPELRDIHPLTPRSLASRGRRRDPWDGAGSLSVRTNVSLIDSTMTRELSAMVVSGSNAQQNGSGHYGNESNDRGEDVLGEEVAEVSTETNPLAIVPTDPIASPGLTSPPGAGDDEGAGEVGLPPVHVVRREEVESKVAAWQTAEVAKVNNRYKREEVVINGWESEQVEKATAWLKRVERKLEKQRARAMEKMQNDIAKAQQKAAEKKASAEAKRGTKVARVLELSNFMRAVGRAPSKRSFF, via the exons ATGTGGAATGATCGAAGCGTGACAAGAGCAGAGCATGGAGAAGGCGAAGACATCCCCGAGCTGCGCGACATCCACCCACTGACCCCCCGCTCCCTCGCTAGCCGCGGCCGCCGGAGGGACCCCTGGGACGGCGCCGGAAGCCTTTCGGTGAGGACGAACGTCAGCTTGATCGACTCGACTATGACCAGGGAGCTCAGCGCTATGGTCGTCTCCGGCTCCAACGCGCAGCAGAACGGAAGCGGTCATTATGGCAACGAGAGCAACGACAGAGGCGAAGATGTGCTAGGAGAGGAGGTGGCGGAGGTGTCGACGGAGACGAACCCGCTCGCTATCGTACCCACTGATCCCATCGCGTCGCCGGGGCTTACGTCGCCGCCCGGTGCGGGGGACGACGAGGGCGCGGGGGAGGTAGGGTTGCCGCCGGTGCacgtggtgaggagggaggaggtGGAGTCGAAGGTGGCGGCGTGGCAGACGGCGGAGGTGGCCAAGGTCAACAACAGGTACAAGCGCGAGGAGGTGGTCATCAACGGGTGGGAGAGCGAGCAGGTGGAGAAAGCCACTGCTTGGCTTAAGAGAGTCGAG AGGAAGCTGGAAAAGCAGAGGGCGAGGGCGATGGAGAAGATGCAAAACGACATTGCGAAAGCACAACAGAAGGCGGCGGAGAAGAAGGCGTCGGCGGAGGCGAAGAGAGGGACGAAGGTAGCTAGGGTGTTGGAACTGTCCAACTTCATGCGAGCCGTGGGCAGAGCTCCCTCGAAGCGCTCCTTCTTCTAG